A region of Pirellulales bacterium DNA encodes the following proteins:
- a CDS encoding cyclase family protein, protein MTYAGTAPAAPADAPRVVDLSLLVAPEYAANWPAAGFAPFHMNEYLRIGPLSAYNSDILAIDGNTGTQFDVPPHSIPHPDTKLPNAGPYGRVFTDKVPAWQFGGEACVIDCTDLLEAAPNGRSALVKRDRIVAWEREHRPLQFGDVVLFRSGYSDKFYKPLPAGRRYLADPVEGRTPAWPDPDPDCMEYLASRKVMALATDSASMGPIPDLAEPTHLAGLKYGMIWTESGTGFDQLPVTGAFYCLLSPKHADGPYAEARAIAIVGDPLARRLIESARKKQAVDLSVVLSNEHPVTWPGSGVGRHRQPYLKVPLMFAPNLGIYHQSHVCDSHAGTHLVPPSYALPAPGFDNTQYDDQTRSWLAEYEKRYGPRGTSTMTTEQVPLDWTCGPARVIDVKSRVGTTDSKSWPQSPEIRVEDIEQDEKEHGPIAAGSIVIFHSGYTDATFKTLPEGNACIADPLNGKREGWPAPGPEAIAYLAGKGIRCVATDGPSLGGVDPQRALATYWMLGTKNMVGVEFLTAVGKLPAGAYFIFAPIKIQGCHGGPGRAIALF, encoded by the coding sequence ATGACCTACGCCGGCACGGCGCCGGCCGCGCCTGCCGATGCGCCGCGCGTCGTCGACCTGTCGCTCCTGGTGGCGCCCGAATACGCGGCCAACTGGCCGGCCGCGGGCTTTGCTCCATTTCACATGAACGAGTATCTGCGCATTGGCCCGCTCAGCGCCTACAACAGCGATATCCTGGCCATCGATGGCAACACCGGCACGCAATTCGACGTTCCGCCGCATTCGATTCCGCATCCCGATACGAAGCTGCCCAACGCCGGGCCGTACGGCCGTGTGTTCACCGACAAGGTGCCCGCCTGGCAGTTCGGCGGCGAGGCGTGCGTCATTGATTGCACCGACTTGCTCGAAGCGGCGCCCAACGGGCGTAGCGCGCTGGTGAAGCGCGATCGCATCGTCGCCTGGGAGCGCGAACATCGTCCGCTGCAGTTTGGCGATGTCGTGCTGTTTCGCAGCGGCTACAGCGACAAGTTCTACAAGCCGCTTCCCGCAGGGCGGCGCTACCTCGCCGACCCCGTCGAAGGGCGCACGCCCGCCTGGCCTGACCCCGATCCCGACTGCATGGAATACCTGGCCAGCCGTAAAGTCATGGCGCTGGCCACGGATAGCGCCAGCATGGGCCCGATTCCCGACCTGGCCGAGCCGACGCACCTGGCCGGCTTGAAGTACGGCATGATCTGGACCGAATCCGGGACGGGCTTCGATCAATTGCCCGTGACCGGCGCGTTTTACTGTTTGCTGTCGCCGAAGCATGCTGATGGTCCCTATGCCGAGGCGCGCGCCATCGCCATCGTGGGCGATCCGCTCGCGCGACGCTTGATCGAATCGGCGCGCAAAAAGCAGGCCGTTGACTTGTCGGTCGTGTTGTCGAACGAGCATCCCGTGACCTGGCCAGGCTCAGGCGTAGGCCGGCACCGCCAGCCGTATTTGAAGGTGCCGCTCATGTTCGCGCCGAACCTGGGCATCTATCACCAATCGCACGTTTGCGATTCACATGCCGGCACTCACCTGGTGCCGCCCAGCTATGCGCTGCCCGCGCCCGGCTTCGATAACACCCAATACGACGACCAGACCCGTTCGTGGCTGGCCGAGTACGAAAAGCGCTACGGTCCGCGCGGCACGAGCACCATGACCACCGAGCAGGTGCCACTCGACTGGACTTGCGGGCCGGCGCGCGTGATCGACGTGAAAAGCCGCGTCGGCACGACCGATTCGAAATCGTGGCCGCAATCTCCCGAGATCCGCGTGGAGGATATCGAGCAGGACGAAAAAGAGCACGGCCCGATTGCGGCCGGCTCGATCGTGATCTTTCACAGCGGCTACACCGATGCCACGTTCAAGACGCTGCCCGAGGGGAACGCGTGCATCGCCGATCCGCTGAATGGCAAGCGCGAAGGCTGGCCCGCTCCCGGGCCCGAGGCGATTGCCTACCTGGCCGGTAAGGGAATTCGCTGCGTAGCGACCGATGGCCCATCGCTGGGGGGCGTCGATCCGCAGCGGGCGCTGGCGACCTATTGGATGCTGGGGACGAAAAACATGGTGGGCGTCGAGTTCTTGACCGCGGTTGGCAAGCTGCCGGCCGGCGCTTACTTTATTTTCGCGCCGATCAAAATTCAGGGCTGCCACGGAGGGCCAGGACGCGCGATTGCCTTATTTTAA